The following proteins are encoded in a genomic region of Triticum dicoccoides isolate Atlit2015 ecotype Zavitan chromosome 1B, WEW_v2.0, whole genome shotgun sequence:
- the LOC119325448 gene encoding probable 4-hydroxy-tetrahydrodipicolinate reductase 1, chloroplastic gives MLSAAFAVHPAAVASQRHSVRQHQQFCAPIRTATPRRRLPVAMLSVTNAVATQSRESSPAAPRKLSFPILVNSCTGKMGKSVAEAAVSAGLQLVPVSFSAIEVPDGKLNICDRDIHIHDPSESERILRSIAKDYPDMIVVDYTVPDAVNANAELYCKLGLPFVMGTTGGNRQLLNKTVQDANVYAVISPQMGKQVVAFLAAMEIMAEKFPGAFAGYKLEVMESHQATKLDVSGTAKAVISCFQKLGVSFDLDEVNLVRDPEEQLAIVGVPEEHLGGHAFHNYHLTSPDETVSFEFQHNVCGRSIYAEGTVDAAMFLHTKIRSGADKKLYDMIDVLREGNMR, from the exons ATGCTCTCCGCTGCCTTCGCTGTTCACCCCGCCGCCGTCGCGTCGCAGCGGCATTCGGTCCGCCAGCACCAGCAATTCTGCGCTCCAATCCGGACCGCGACGCCAAGGCGGCGGTTGCCAGTGGCGATGCTTTCGGTCACTAACGCCGTTGCCACCCAGAGCCGCGAGAGCTCCCCCGCGGCGCCTCGCAAGCTCTCTTTCCCGATACTG GTGAACAGCTGCACCGGGAAAATGGGGAAGTCTGTTGCTGAAGCAGCTGTGTCTGCTGGTCTTCAGTTAGTTCCGGTGTCATTCAGTGCAATAGAGGTTCCTGATGGAAAGCTCAACATCTGTGACAGAGATATTCATATTCATGATCCATCTGAAAGTGAACGTATTCTCCGTTCCATTGCTAAGGACTACCCAGATATGATAGTTGTTGACTACACAGTGCCTGATGCTGTTAATG CCAATGCTGAACTTTACTGCAAACTTGGCTTGCCATTTGTAATGGGCACAACTGGTGGAAATAGGCAACTGTTGAACAAAACTGTGCAGGATGCGAATGTTTATGCTGTGATATCTCCACAAATGGGGAAGCAG GTTGTTGCTTTCCTTGCTGCCATGGAAATCATGGCAGAGAAATTCCCTGGTGCATTTGCAGGTTACAAACTAGAG GTAATGGAGTCTCATCAAGCGACAAAATTGGATGTTTCTGGCACTGCCAAAGCTGTAATCTCTTGCTTTCAGAAGTTGGGTGTCTCATTCGACTTAGACGAG GTAAACTTGGTTAGGGACCCCGAAGAGCAGCTTGCCATTGTTGGTGTCCCGGAAGAACATCTTGGAGGGCATGCATTTCACAATTACCATCTCACTTCGCCTGATGAAAC AGTGTCATTTGAGTTCCAGCACAATGTGTGTGGCCGTTCAATATACGCAGAGGGAACTGTTGATGCCGCCATGTTTCTCCACACAAAG ATACGATCTGGGGCGGACAAGAAATTATATGATATGATCGATGTCCTGAGAGAAGGCAACATGAGATGA